GCTGAAGTGGTTGTGGTCATCAGCAACAATGGTCAATCGGGCGCCCTGGAGAGGGCCAGAAAGCACAGAATAGACGCGGTCCACTTGAGCAACAAGCACTATCCGGACAATGAGGATCTTGACGAGGCAATCGTCAAGGTTTTAAGGGAACATGAGGTAGACCTTGTCTGCCTTGCCGGCTACATGAAGAAAAGAGGGCCGAAGTTCTTATCCGCTTTCAAGAACAGAATCCTGAATATTCATCCCGCGCTCCTCCCCAAATTTGGAGGCAAGGGATTTTATGGGATGAGAGTTCACGAGGCTGTTCTGGCAGCCGAAGAGAAAGAATCTGGCGTAACTGTGCACATTGTGGACGAGAAGTACGATCATGGCTCAATTCTGGCACAAAAGAGAGTTCCTGTTCTTCCTGATGACGCGCCGGAGACTCTGGCAGCGAGGATTCTGGTGGAGGAGCACAAGATATACTCTGAAGTGATAGGCAAGATCGCGACGGGCGACATTAAACTACCTGACTGATAACCCGATCGCGAGGTACGAAGTACAAAGTTCAAGGTACAAAGTGGAAAGGACAGAGTACGAAGTACAAAAGCCGAAGGACGTTGAGGTTTCTATTTTCGATCTTCGATTTTCGATCTTCGTGATCGTGATAGGGTGAAGGACGAAGCGAAAAGCACAGCAGATTATGTGCTGAGCGCATTTTCGTTGAAGGGGGCGTGATTAGAATGTTGATGGTACGCAAGGTTGCAGTATGCGCTATCTGTCTGTTGATTCCCTGCATGAGTTTTGCAGGCCTGACAGGAGTGATTAGAGGCGAAGTGAGATTTGTCTCTGGTGATGGTGTTTCGCGGGCTGAGGTGTTTCTTAAGGAGAGTGGGAGGATGGTCAGGACTACGGACTCAGGATTCTTCGTCTTTGTGGGAGTAAGTCCCGGTCTGTACACTGTCCGGATCTACAAGGAAGGCGCAGGTACGGCTGTAGTCCGGAATGTTGTGGTCCATATGGACCTTGCCGCAAGGGTTTTTGTGACCTTCGACAGCGGGAGGTCCAATATTCGTCACTACTTCAGAAACATGCTGCTTGAGCCTGGAACCATGCGGTATAT
This is a stretch of genomic DNA from candidate division TA06 bacterium. It encodes these proteins:
- a CDS encoding carboxypeptidase regulatory-like domain-containing protein, whose amino-acid sequence is MLMVRKVAVCAICLLIPCMSFAGLTGVIRGEVRFVSGDGVSRAEVFLKESGRMVRTTDSGFFVFVGVSPGLYTVRIYKEGAGTAVVRNVVVHMDLAARVFVTFDSGRSNIRHYFRNMLLEPGTMRYISGNRLRYLPIGISAQGIRTLPSRVEIDNYF
- a CDS encoding phosphoribosylglycinamide formyltransferase; this encodes MTKLRLGILASHGGTNLQSIIDSCEAARIPAEVVVVISNNGQSGALERARKHRIDAVHLSNKHYPDNEDLDEAIVKVLREHEVDLVCLAGYMKKRGPKFLSAFKNRILNIHPALLPKFGGKGFYGMRVHEAVLAAEEKESGVTVHIVDEKYDHGSILAQKRVPVLPDDAPETLAARILVEEHKIYSEVIGKIATGDIKLPD